ttatcatatttaggCCCGTTTTTACTGCTGATAATGATCATGATAGccttattaaaacattttgacgttatttttttaaattacatatttgtcATTTTACTGACAAGTAAGCTAAAGAGAActttatatcataatattatagatctGAAACCTGCTCTAAGTATGTTTCTGTAAATTGTGTTATGtgtttcattattatatgtattaactttattatgtGTGTATTAACTTTTTGATAGTACCTTCTAGAAAAATACATTTGCTAGCTATCAATCTTTTTGAAGAAAATATGTCTTTTCTCTCtacataaataactttttaggAAAACACAACACTTCTAAAAATTGGGggtattttgaaattaatatctacCTCGTTGGCGGATGATGAACATCTCATAGCATTCACTAGAACTGTtcttttagttaaaaataatgtagaaTATAAGATTGGTCACGAAATGGTATATTGGGATGAGCCAACTAAGGAATACGCAAGATCCGCTTTTAAGAAAGCTTTGGTAAGTatacatttttctattttattgtagtttCAGGCTGGATTCTTATTATCTAATGCTATAACCTAGCTGGACTGTATAGTGtacttaatgtaaatattgcatttaaataGATTTAGACGCAGATTCTGACTGGTTCTTCAAGCAGTTCCTTTGACAGTCTcaaaaatccatacttaatattataaatgcgaaagtaactctgtctgtctgtctgttactcaatcacgcctaaactactgaatcaattttcatgaaatttggtatagaggtattttgatacccgagaaaggacataggctaggCTTTTAATCCGGGAAattgacgcaatcccggaaatcccacgggaacgggaactatgcgggttttactttgactgcgcgggccaAGCCACgagcggaaacctagttaaatataaaaatggaatttttttgtgtcaatacaattactgttttatttatttaggtacctatttaaatatgtgTACAGCATGtttacattcaaataaaatttacttacgccatattataatctcaagtaatatccatacatttttataacttcGAAGTATTCTGTGGAAATTGTATATTagtctaatatttttataattatatgccTACGCCACCTTAcgccataaataaataatccatTATTCATGTGTTTAGAAAGTCTGATTTGTGCAAAGTatcctttatattatatatgtaagtAGATTATATTGGACTCTGAAGTCCAATTTAACAagataaatcaaaaataaaatgtcttaACATTTCGTATTTCACATTAAATCAAGGTGTTTTCTTATGCAGCTATCCTAAATAGTTTTCTTAAAAAGTCTTAtcaattaactttaaatttcatatttattttattagataaaacatttctatactatgtattacaaaaaaaagcCATTAAACTATTGCTGATTTCTatcacatttttaattttaatcttacGGAATTCtgttattaaatatcatttaaGAAGTTTATTTGGGTAAATGggagttaaaataaaaatatagttatttaaaatagtttattcataatgcaaattaaaattaccatTAAACCTACATGTGTACACAATCACTGCATTTGTTTATTCtgcataaaaacaatatttctttTGGTACAATATAAGGCAAATATTATTGAACTTTAATCTTAAGGTAAATCATTGACGCCGTAATGTTTTTTTAGCTTAAAAAAGAACATATTGGCACTATAAatctaatcattaaaaatacaggACGTAGCGCATGTATGAAACCAGATCACTCTGCTAAACAGTATCCATAGATTCCTCATTCATGGGTTCAGTTTCCATTTCCATTTCTTTCTCATCGACACCTCCTGCATACTTTACTCGTAACTTTTCATAATGCGCTTGCTCTTTGGATGACACAGAGGGCTTACATTTTCCTAATGCTGCTCTAAAGTCGCCAAATGTAACGAATATCTCGCCTTCCATAGATCCATTTGATATGTGTGTAGTTAAGGCATTTGTAGCGGCGGATCGTACTAAGCCAGACAAATCAGCACCCGTGTATCCTTGTGTTAATTCTGCAATAACTTGTAAATCCACATCAGGTCCCAGCTGAGGGCTTGTACCACCTTTCGTTAGTTTCTGTAATATGTCGTATCGGTCTTCTCTCGCTGGCATGCCAACGTACATAATGCGATCTAATCGACCCGGTCGTAATACAGCTGGATCTATTATATCCGGTCGATTTGACGCTGCCAGTACAAACACACCTTCACGACTTTCAATACCATCCATCTCAGTCAACAATTGATTGACTACTCTAGCTGCGCCGTTGTTATCTTGTGAGCTACGCCGCGGACACAAGGCATCAAATTCATCGAAGAATATAACGCATGGCGCTGAATTACGCGCCCTTCGGAAACATGTACGGACTGCTCTTTCACTCTCGCCGACATACATGTTGAGCAACTCTGGACCCTTCACTGAGATGAAGTTCACTCCAGCTTCATTTGCAACTGCTTTTGCTAGTAAGGTTTTACCACAACCTGGTGGTCCACAGAGCAATACACCACTTGGTGCTGCTAAACCCAACTTTTTCATCAACTCAGGGTACTTGACAGGGGCCAATACAGCTAACTGCAAGTCTTTCCTGACTTGACTTAAAGAGCCAACGTCATCCCATGTAACATCAGGAACTGTAACAATACCCTCCCTGACTGAACAAGGCTTTGTTGTTTTGAGTGCTTTCACAAAATCTTCTTGTCGAATGGCAAGCCCTTGTACCTTCTCAAATGAATAAGCAGTATTGTTCTCAAGCAATTCCATAACTTCCACAATTGGATCTACTTCTACCGGTTCAGGAGTGATAGTATCATTGGTAGCTTCAATAACATTTTCTGTGGTAACTTCTGGTTCAGGTACCTCAGGATTTTCTGCAGGTTGTGTTTGAACTGCAACAGTATCTGCATTATTTTCTGCCTCTTTGACCGGTTCTTCGCTTTCTTTGTCTCCATTTGGAATTATGGCAACCGCATCTTCTGATGGCTTAATACTTTCAATAGCTTTAATTGTCTGTTCCTTTTCCATATTACGAATTTCTCTGAATATTCTTTTCACTGCATAAGTACTTGCTTTATTTACTAAGGCCTGTAAATCTGCTCCGACAAAACCTGGAGTTATTTGAGCTAACACATTCATATCTATATCTTCACTGAGAGacaattttttacataaaatggaAAGAATTTCCTTTCTAGCTTTTAATGATGGAATGCCTAAAGTAATTTCTTGTTCAAGGCGACCTGCCCGTCTTAAAGCAGGATCTAAAGCATCAGGATTGTTTGTAGCTGCAAGAACCAGAACTGTTGCACATTCCTCACTTAAACTGTCTAAACTCGCTAAAAGCTGAGCGACCATTCTCTTTTCCATATCTTTTTGAGCATGTATTCGGTTACCACAAACAGCATCAATTTCATCTATGAACAAAATACATGGCGCTTCCATAACTGCTCTTTCAAAGAGCTCTCTAATCCTCTCTTCTGATTCTCCAGACACACCACCTACAAGTTCAGTACCACTAACT
The sequence above is a segment of the Colias croceus chromosome 14, ilColCroc2.1 genome. Coding sequences within it:
- the LOC123697178 gene encoding nuclear valosin-containing protein-like; the encoded protein is MMKKHQTRQKTFSDPVIVSRVKNYLAENVDKTFVDVSQMARSLKERYREYNNRSDNAFCQMVESAYKVVLQSYGLDGASTSEGSEEESDLELLDENNSALNDRLMVMYGMDKKRPAASRRATDKSGEPIDIISSDEEGSAAPKLPKINDQITITPHIPIRNTNNSNDNPPKPAPVQNATDKKRKPEVKSAPGKKKYEVGPKNVKVSFEDVGGISDMITQICDLILHMKHPEVYEKLGIKSPRGALLHGPPGTGKTLLAHAIAGKLQLPFIAVSGTELVGGVSGESEERIRELFERAVMEAPCILFIDEIDAVCGNRIHAQKDMEKRMVAQLLASLDSLSEECATVLVLAATNNPDALDPALRRAGRLEQEITLGIPSLKARKEILSILCKKLSLSEDIDMNVLAQITPGFVGADLQALVNKASTYAVKRIFREIRNMEKEQTIKAIESIKPSEDAVAIIPNGDKESEEPVKEAENNADTVAVQTQPAENPEVPEPEVTTENVIEATNDTITPEPVEVDPIVEVMELLENNTAYSFEKVQGLAIRQEDFVKALKTTKPCSVREGIVTVPDVTWDDVGSLSQVRKDLQLAVLAPVKYPELMKKLGLAAPSGVLLCGPPGCGKTLLAKAVANEAGVNFISVKGPELLNMYVGESERAVRTCFRRARNSAPCVIFFDEFDALCPRRSSQDNNGAARVVNQLLTEMDGIESREGVFVLAASNRPDIIDPAVLRPGRLDRIMYVGMPAREDRYDILQKLTKGGTSPQLGPDVDLQVIAELTQGYTGADLSGLVRSAATNALTTHISNGSMEGEIFVTFGDFRAALGKCKPSVSSKEQAHYEKLRVKYAGGVDEKEMEMETEPMNEESMDTV